One Stenotrophomonas oahuensis genomic region harbors:
- a CDS encoding DUF1629 domain-containing protein — protein sequence MSGTFTQSTPRPGEFYLFGPEMESGRTTSGVAFDNLSRLLSSPRLVLRPELGGFPPLAEQPQLTVDFRLGNMPRDLEGGFSGYWLVSERLKDVMLEADPSAFEFVECDTRFADGTKAPRYYLCDVVRVLDALDEAGSTLGIEVDEEFVNGKFYSLGGGARLTFRTDALAGVHVFMTPYSYFVVCDRLFMDAVHGTGVSDDPEESGISFIDASDV from the coding sequence ATGTCAGGAACCTTCACACAGTCCACGCCCCGGCCGGGTGAGTTCTACCTGTTCGGTCCGGAGATGGAAAGTGGCAGAACCACGTCCGGCGTGGCATTTGATAACCTTAGTCGTTTGCTGAGCTCGCCTCGTCTAGTGCTTCGTCCTGAACTAGGCGGTTTCCCGCCGCTTGCTGAGCAGCCACAACTCACTGTTGATTTCCGGCTAGGTAATATGCCTCGAGATTTGGAAGGCGGGTTCAGTGGCTACTGGCTCGTGTCTGAGCGCCTGAAGGATGTCATGCTCGAAGCGGATCCCTCGGCGTTCGAATTCGTCGAATGTGACACTCGTTTCGCCGATGGAACCAAGGCACCTCGGTACTACTTGTGTGATGTCGTGCGGGTGCTCGATGCGCTCGACGAGGCCGGTTCAACCCTGGGCATTGAGGTCGATGAGGAGTTCGTCAATGGTAAGTTCTACTCGCTTGGCGGCGGGGCAAGGCTCACGTTTAGAACAGATGCGTTAGCTGGTGTGCATGTTTTCATGACCCCGTACAGCTACTTCGTTGTTTGTGACCGATTGTTCATGGATGCAGTCCATGGAACTGGGGTTTCTGACGACCCCGAGGAGAGCGGCATCTCCTTCATCGACGCAAGCGATGTCTGA
- a CDS encoding DUF1629 domain-containing protein, with the protein MDQRKPQPGEFYILRPDATRSGKGHGVEFVNEKRLLTPPRLILRPRAGGFPPLAEVPLLRHDSKLGVPPEDLEGGMSGYWLVSDRLKSVLTAVDPTGFAFQACDYRLADGRTGPAYSLCDVVRTLDALNEEASQVHVEISDEFPEGKYYNLIGASVAFHEDRLANAHVFRTPYSGQFVFCDRIMRDAILDAGMGLESASRGVWLTDAYDI; encoded by the coding sequence CAGCCCGGTGAGTTCTACATCTTGAGGCCGGATGCTACCCGTAGCGGCAAGGGGCATGGCGTCGAGTTCGTGAACGAGAAGCGTCTTCTGACGCCGCCTCGTCTGATTCTCCGGCCACGAGCGGGTGGCTTCCCACCCTTGGCGGAGGTTCCTCTTCTGAGGCATGACTCGAAGTTGGGTGTGCCGCCGGAGGACTTGGAAGGCGGAATGAGTGGGTATTGGTTGGTCTCGGATCGACTGAAGTCCGTCCTGACAGCCGTTGATCCGACCGGATTCGCCTTCCAGGCGTGCGATTACAGACTTGCCGATGGAAGAACGGGGCCCGCGTACAGTTTGTGCGACGTTGTCAGGACGTTGGATGCGCTGAACGAGGAGGCGTCGCAGGTCCACGTTGAGATAAGCGATGAGTTCCCAGAGGGTAAGTACTACAACCTGATCGGAGCAAGCGTGGCGTTTCACGAGGATCGATTAGCCAATGCTCATGTCTTCAGGACGCCGTACTCAGGTCAGTTTGTGTTCTGCGACAGAATCATGCGCGATGCCATCCTGGATGCGGGCATGGGGCTAGAGTCTGCGTCGCGTGGCGTATGGTTGACGGATGCATATGACATTTGA
- a CDS encoding DUF1629 domain-containing protein: MTEKSEARRGEYFVLMPDTRRGGRGHGVVFSNVERLLHPPRRILRPAEGGFPVLTEKPQLRLEPGVGDPPEDLEGGMSGYWLVSERLKDGFESVDPDGFEFVECEYILQDGSVGPRYFLCDITRKIDALDEGVSKLNIKRSDEYPGGKYYNLGGGVSLAFRPEAVGDAHVFRTPYSGNVVFSDAKLRAAVIGAGMGQGSASSGVWFEDASDY, from the coding sequence ATGACCGAGAAGAGTGAAGCCAGACGGGGTGAGTACTTTGTACTCATGCCAGACACCCGCCGAGGCGGCCGTGGGCACGGGGTTGTGTTCTCGAACGTAGAACGGTTGCTTCACCCCCCTCGCCGCATTCTTCGCCCGGCCGAGGGCGGATTTCCTGTGCTCACAGAGAAGCCGCAGTTGAGGCTCGAGCCGGGCGTTGGGGATCCGCCTGAGGACCTCGAAGGCGGAATGAGCGGCTATTGGCTGGTGTCCGAGCGCCTCAAGGATGGCTTTGAAAGCGTCGATCCGGATGGCTTCGAGTTCGTCGAATGCGAGTACATCTTGCAGGATGGATCCGTTGGTCCGCGCTACTTTCTGTGCGATATCACTCGAAAGATTGATGCCCTTGATGAGGGGGTGTCGAAGCTGAACATCAAGCGAAGTGATGAGTATCCGGGAGGCAAGTACTACAACCTTGGCGGTGGTGTCAGCTTGGCATTCCGACCAGAGGCTGTTGGTGATGCGCACGTGTTTCGTACGCCATACTCGGGGAACGTGGTGTTCTCTGACGCGAAGCTTAGGGCCGCAGTGATTGGCGCTGGTATGGGGCAAGGATCGGCGTCAAGTGGCGTGTGGTTTGAAGACGCCTCGGACTACTGA